Proteins encoded in a region of the Cupriavidus pauculus genome:
- a CDS encoding branched-chain amino acid ABC transporter substrate-binding protein translates to MLGTSVALAIASMPVSAKEVVKIAFVGPLTGGVSSIGLGGRNSADLAVKLRNADPQTKYTYELVTQDDECKPNVGVQVATKISADRGIVAGVTHFCSAVAMGTVGVYNRFGLPVVVWGAVLPDITYGNNFKEIHRVNGTMINQSEVAAKFMTGLGYKKWAIIHDTTDYGKGHNKYFSEFLKRDGGTVVGTFGVTADQQDFTSELTKIRELKPDVVYFGGLTPLGVRIRTQMEKLGIKAQFEGTSGIKSDAYIEGTGKQLSEGSLAFIEGAPWEKLPGGLFFTGKYQQQKYGEPPEAYGVFAFAATNLIIDAIEKVGPDRKKVRDVLNGTRDADTVIGKVTFDDHRQNVVPLVTKYVVEDGKWVIWEDSSYGKGKKKLAGL, encoded by the coding sequence ACTGGCCATCGCGTCGATGCCGGTGTCGGCCAAGGAAGTCGTCAAGATCGCGTTCGTCGGGCCGCTCACGGGCGGCGTGTCGTCGATCGGCCTGGGAGGCCGCAACTCGGCGGACCTCGCGGTGAAGCTGCGCAATGCCGATCCACAGACCAAATACACCTACGAACTCGTGACGCAGGACGACGAGTGCAAGCCCAACGTCGGCGTGCAGGTGGCCACCAAGATCAGCGCGGACCGCGGCATCGTGGCCGGCGTCACGCATTTCTGCTCCGCGGTGGCGATGGGCACGGTGGGCGTCTACAACCGCTTCGGCCTGCCCGTGGTGGTCTGGGGCGCGGTGCTGCCAGACATCACGTACGGCAACAACTTCAAGGAGATCCATCGTGTCAACGGCACGATGATCAACCAGAGCGAAGTGGCCGCCAAGTTCATGACGGGCCTCGGCTACAAGAAGTGGGCGATCATTCATGACACCACCGATTACGGCAAGGGCCACAACAAGTACTTCAGCGAATTCCTGAAGCGCGACGGCGGCACCGTCGTCGGCACGTTCGGCGTGACCGCCGACCAGCAGGACTTCACGAGCGAGCTGACCAAGATCCGCGAGCTCAAGCCCGACGTCGTCTACTTCGGCGGCCTGACGCCGCTCGGCGTGCGCATCCGCACGCAGATGGAGAAGCTCGGCATCAAGGCGCAGTTCGAAGGCACCTCCGGCATCAAGTCCGATGCGTATATTGAAGGCACGGGCAAGCAGCTGTCCGAAGGCTCGCTCGCATTCATCGAAGGCGCCCCGTGGGAGAAGCTGCCCGGCGGCCTGTTCTTCACGGGCAAGTACCAGCAGCAGAAGTACGGCGAGCCGCCCGAGGCCTATGGCGTGTTCGCGTTCGCCGCGACGAACCTGATCATCGATGCCATCGAGAAGGTCGGCCCGGACCGCAAGAAGGTGCGTGACGTGCTCAACGGCACGCGCGACGCGGACACGGTCATCGGCAAGGTCACGTTCGACGACCATCGCCAGAACGTGGTGCCGCTGGTCACCAAGTATGTCGTCGAGGACGGCAAGTGGGTGATCTGGGAAGACAGCAGCTACGGCAAAGGCAAGAAGAAGCTCGCCGGCCTGTAA